One genomic window of Candidatus Nitrosopumilus sediminis includes the following:
- a CDS encoding integrase — MFYTLMAEAVKDLNWEDYREWLFNNKSQLNAKYTFKDSKKYHHLAFSDELVSMKPSRKRQDILKGISNITRYLDIKKDTDFHELWLKWLKKKEIRWRMNPKTDTYLLANQIRMEDVLKNIRGLPEKYKIFATFVLVSGLRTSEAIEAFNNHDKICREGVMELFWDRGTKKANAVYCHPILHDKMKYKTSASRVTKNLHSKYLGCEVRYLRKLNYTFNATKIDPLLAEFMQGRRGNVSQRHYFLPMMSNHRRKWKSVWLKVLKDLV, encoded by the coding sequence GTGTTCTATACCCTAATGGCTGAGGCTGTCAAGGATTTGAATTGGGAGGATTATAGGGAATGGCTATTCAACAACAAAAGCCAACTTAATGCAAAATACACATTCAAGGATTCAAAAAAATATCATCACCTTGCATTCAGTGATGAACTAGTATCAATGAAACCCTCAAGAAAGAGGCAGGACATTCTAAAAGGAATTTCAAACATTACAAGGTATCTGGATATCAAAAAAGACACTGACTTTCACGAGTTGTGGCTCAAGTGGCTAAAGAAAAAAGAAATCAGATGGAGAATGAATCCAAAGACCGACACGTATCTTTTGGCTAATCAGATTAGAATGGAGGATGTTTTGAAAAATATTAGAGGCCTCCCAGAAAAATACAAGATATTTGCCACATTTGTTTTGGTTTCAGGATTAAGAACTAGTGAAGCAATTGAGGCATTCAACAATCATGATAAAATTTGTCGTGAAGGAGTAATGGAATTATTCTGGGACAGAGGAACAAAGAAGGCAAATGCAGTATATTGTCATCCTATCTTACATGATAAAATGAAATACAAAACTAGTGCCTCAAGAGTAACTAAAAACCTCCATTCCAAGTATTTGGGATGTGAGGTAAGATATCTCAGAAAATTAAACTATACTTTTAATGCTACTAAGATAGACCCTCTCCTAGCAGAATTTATGCAAGGTAGAAGAGGTAATGTTTCCCAAAGACATTATTTTCTACCTATGATGAGCAATCATAGAAGAAAATGGAAATCAGTGTGGTTAAAGGTTCTAAAAGACCTTGTTTAG
- the dcm gene encoding DNA (cytosine-5-)-methyltransferase has protein sequence MEKNTNFKFIDLFAGIGGMRIAFEGAGGKCVFSSEWNKYAQETYEKNFGEVPFGDITKIDENDIPDHDVLVAGFPCQPFSLAGIPVKKFHGHPVGFKDLTQGTLFFDIARILKAKKPSAFLLENVKNLKSHDKGNTLKTILRVLEDELGYDVHYEVLDAVNVVPQHRERLFIAGFITPRNFKFPKIPNKNIKLSDILEKKVDKKYVLTDGTWNALKRHLERHRKKGNGFGYTIADKKKVANTLSARYYKDGAQILISRGQTRNPRRLTPNECAKLMGFPKNFQKHESDNHAYRQFGNSVVVPVVKVIAKEIIRNLPVQKKLLTPMICRK, from the coding sequence TTGGAAAAAAATACTAATTTTAAATTCATAGATCTTTTTGCGGGAATTGGAGGTATGAGAATAGCCTTTGAGGGTGCAGGTGGCAAATGTGTATTCTCTTCAGAATGGAATAAATATGCACAAGAGACATACGAAAAAAACTTTGGGGAAGTTCCATTTGGTGATATTACTAAGATTGATGAAAATGACATTCCTGATCATGATGTTCTGGTGGCAGGATTTCCGTGCCAGCCTTTCTCTTTAGCTGGCATTCCAGTAAAAAAATTTCACGGACATCCTGTCGGATTTAAGGATCTGACCCAAGGAACTTTGTTCTTTGATATTGCACGAATACTTAAAGCAAAAAAACCTAGTGCCTTCTTGCTGGAGAATGTAAAAAACTTAAAAAGTCATGACAAAGGCAATACTCTGAAAACTATTTTGCGAGTTCTGGAGGATGAACTTGGATACGATGTACATTATGAAGTGCTTGATGCAGTCAATGTGGTTCCACAACATCGTGAGAGATTGTTTATTGCTGGCTTTATCACGCCACGTAATTTCAAATTTCCAAAAATTCCAAACAAGAATATCAAACTGTCTGACATTCTTGAAAAGAAAGTGGACAAGAAATATGTCCTTACTGACGGAACTTGGAATGCACTTAAGCGTCATCTGGAAAGACATCGAAAGAAAGGAAACGGGTTCGGATATACAATTGCAGATAAGAAAAAAGTTGCAAATACCTTGAGTGCAAGATACTACAAGGACGGTGCTCAGATTCTCATATCCCGTGGACAAACAAGAAATCCAAGAAGGCTTACTCCTAACGAGTGTGCAAAATTGATGGGATTTCCAAAGAACTTCCAGAAACATGAATCCGACAATCATGCATACAGACAGTTTGGAAACTCTGTAGTTGTTCCAGTCGTTAAGGTGATTGCAAAAGAAATAATTCGAAACCTTCCCGTACAGAAAAAACTTTTGACTCCAATGATTTGTAGAAAGTGA
- a CDS encoding winged helix-turn-helix domain-containing protein: MQIVADLLTATQQSGQEGIKTTSLLTKANLSHSRLSKFLENLTGAGLINKIEFDGKNTFVITSKGRQYLDSYVNFSSIAESFGLEL, translated from the coding sequence ATGCAAATTGTCGCAGACTTACTAACTGCCACTCAACAGTCTGGCCAAGAAGGCATCAAAACAACATCACTTCTTACAAAGGCAAATTTATCACATTCAAGATTATCAAAATTCTTGGAAAATTTGACGGGTGCTGGTCTCATCAACAAAATAGAATTTGATGGTAAGAATACTTTTGTAATCACTTCAAAAGGTAGACAATACTTGGACTCTTACGTAAACTTTTCAAGTATTGCAGAATCATTTGGATTAGAACTCTAA
- a CDS encoding ribonuclease H-like domain-containing protein, translated as MPPYYFDIETTGLDTQNDQIITIQYQKIGLASGRVEGPLIILKSWKDPKGEKGIIEKIIPLIMSSNPFAFVPIGNNLNFEFNFLSNKINQYKDLEINPVYFHNRPHIDLKPIMVLLNGGRFKGYHQILNKANSGAMVPEWYRNNEFEKIIEYILDETLCFTSFYTKLNHLMFNEELKQITFKPNKRIDDFV; from the coding sequence ATGCCTCCATATTATTTTGACATTGAAACAACCGGATTGGATACTCAAAATGATCAAATAATCACAATTCAGTATCAAAAAATCGGTTTGGCATCTGGAAGAGTAGAAGGACCATTAATCATTTTAAAATCCTGGAAAGATCCTAAAGGAGAGAAGGGAATAATTGAAAAGATCATTCCGTTAATCATGTCATCAAACCCTTTTGCATTTGTTCCAATTGGAAATAATCTAAATTTTGAATTCAATTTTCTATCAAATAAAATCAATCAGTATAAAGATTTAGAAATTAATCCAGTCTATTTTCATAATCGACCTCATATCGACCTAAAGCCAATAATGGTATTACTCAATGGTGGAAGATTCAAAGGGTATCATCAAATTCTCAACAAGGCCAATTCAGGTGCAATGGTACCAGAATGGTACAGAAACAATGAATTTGAAAAGATCATAGAATATATTTTAGATGAAACATTATGTTTTACATCATTTTACACAAAACTAAATCATTTGATGTTCAATGAGGAACTAAAACAAATTACTTTCAAACCAAACAAGAGGATTGATGATTTTGTCTAA
- a CDS encoding Fe(2+)-trafficking protein, with the protein MSRICTKCKNSIPDSEELGVVAAKYPTCNKCWAEWKEYQIMVMNEMKLDMSMLDHRKLLKKHEKIFVGVLSPEGEVIDYTNEDNRKPDEPTNA; encoded by the coding sequence ATGAGTCGCATTTGTACCAAATGTAAGAATTCTATTCCTGATAGCGAAGAACTAGGAGTTGTCGCTGCAAAATACCCTACGTGTAACAAATGTTGGGCTGAATGGAAAGAATACCAAATTATGGTAATGAATGAGATGAAATTAGACATGTCTATGCTAGATCATAGAAAATTATTGAAAAAACATGAGAAAATCTTTGTAGGTGTTTTGTCTCCTGAAGGCGAAGTAATTGATTACACCAATGAAGATAACCGAAAACCTGATGAACCTACAAATGCCTAA
- a CDS encoding TatD family hydrolase: MSEKISLRNRFIQTLLTIGKEMTWYFDSHIHLSDHAYVSDMEFTLKQMECLKIKACCVSMDYDNSLQTLELAKKSDLVLPFIGIHPECANEGIENISKLIEDNYNHISGIGEIGLDPTYANQSDDTKKQNQVFETLLSLAEKFHKPVSIHSRKSLDDVFQIMTSYNTKHALLHWFDGSKKQLQRAMDMGFFVSYGPVMIYANDKQTLLSKTDESQILVETDGPVRFSRCFEMKSGQISFIPSVIFCASKILGKSFDEMTLLLEKNSNSFLGI, encoded by the coding sequence ATGAGTGAAAAAATATCACTAAGGAATCGATTTATACAGACTCTTTTAACAATTGGTAAAGAAATGACTTGGTATTTTGATTCTCACATCCATTTATCTGATCATGCATATGTTTCTGATATGGAATTTACATTAAAACAAATGGAATGTTTGAAAATCAAAGCATGTTGTGTGTCCATGGATTATGATAATTCATTACAAACTCTAGAACTTGCAAAAAAAAGTGACTTGGTATTGCCTTTCATTGGAATTCATCCAGAATGTGCAAATGAAGGAATTGAAAATATTTCAAAATTGATTGAGGATAATTATAATCATATATCAGGAATAGGTGAAATTGGATTAGACCCAACATATGCTAATCAAAGTGATGATACAAAAAAACAGAATCAAGTATTTGAAACACTGCTGTCACTTGCTGAAAAATTCCACAAACCTGTTTCAATTCACTCTAGAAAAAGCCTAGATGATGTCTTCCAAATTATGACATCATACAATACAAAACATGCGTTGCTTCATTGGTTTGATGGAAGCAAAAAACAACTTCAAAGAGCCATGGATATGGGTTTTTTTGTATCATATGGGCCTGTGATGATTTATGCAAATGATAAGCAAACATTATTGTCTAAAACTGATGAATCTCAAATCCTTGTTGAAACTGATGGACCTGTAAGGTTTTCAAGGTGCTTTGAAATGAAATCCGGGCAAATTAGCTTCATTCCAAGTGTGATTTTCTGTGCTTCAAAAATTTTAGGCAAATCCTTCGATGAGATGACTTTATTGCTTGAAAAGAATTCAAATTCATTTCTTGGAATATAG
- a CDS encoding PIN domain-containing protein, whose protein sequence is MNKQTDKNIGLIPDTNWIINIVENQGPLSRTINKFRKSKLKIIIPKFVLHETKKIRGYSELETINKLQSCLPGKINVVTINQDVMESAKELEEKYARLHFPDSIILAYGRMCAYTILSYDHGLLDSAIKEGVQTFTPKKGGLG, encoded by the coding sequence ATGAACAAACAAACTGATAAAAACATAGGATTGATTCCAGATACAAATTGGATCATCAATATTGTTGAGAATCAGGGTCCACTAAGCAGAACTATCAACAAATTCCGTAAATCAAAATTAAAAATCATTATTCCAAAATTTGTCTTACATGAAACAAAAAAGATCAGAGGATATTCAGAGTTAGAGACAATTAACAAATTACAGAGTTGCCTACCTGGAAAGATCAATGTTGTAACAATCAATCAGGACGTTATGGAATCTGCAAAAGAATTAGAAGAGAAATACGCTAGACTCCATTTTCCAGATTCAATCATTCTTGCTTATGGACGAATGTGTGCATATACTATTTTGAGTTATGATCATGGATTGTTAGATTCAGCAATTAAAGAAGGGGTCCAAACTTTTACTCCAAAAAAAGGAGGGTTGGGATAA
- a CDS encoding very short patch repair endonuclease: MTDIFTPEKRSWVMSRIRGTNTKIDLKMKKILTDTGYRHEMYPKMYGNPDFVIRRKKIIIYCDGDFWHGYRYSKKKKLPKKFWREKIENNMRRDRKYSRRLRKEGWSVLRFWEHDIEKKTEKCKRRIISKYKSK, encoded by the coding sequence ATGACCGATATTTTTACTCCTGAAAAAAGATCGTGGGTGATGTCCAGGATTAGAGGGACCAACACGAAAATTGATCTCAAAATGAAAAAGATCCTTACGGACACAGGATACAGACATGAAATGTATCCAAAGATGTATGGGAATCCAGACTTTGTAATAAGACGAAAGAAAATCATCATATATTGTGACGGGGATTTTTGGCATGGATATAGATACAGTAAAAAAAAGAAACTACCAAAAAAATTCTGGCGAGAGAAGATTGAAAACAACATGAGAAGAGATAGAAAATACTCTAGAAGGCTAAGAAAAGAGGGATGGTCAGTCTTACGCTTTTGGGAGCATGACATAGAGAAGAAGACAGAGAAATGCAAAAGGAGAATCATTTCCAAATACAAATCAAAGTAA
- a CDS encoding THUMP domain-containing protein yields the protein MNLIVTCPRHLEPETEEELMSILGEFGDSDVKVSITNMSGILTAETQLDPIEVVKKIKDMLLDEPWSVRYCKRIIPIQKVIESNIDEIEKSVVELSSQILEDETYRISIEKRNSDLSSKEIITKIADKIKNKVSLEFPDKILLVEILGNETGVSVLKKSDILSTEKTKRSMSE from the coding sequence ATGAATCTAATAGTTACATGCCCTAGGCACCTAGAGCCAGAAACTGAGGAGGAATTAATGAGTATTTTAGGAGAATTTGGAGATTCAGACGTTAAGGTTTCAATCACAAATATGTCAGGAATTTTAACAGCAGAAACACAACTTGATCCTATAGAGGTTGTAAAAAAAATCAAAGATATGCTTCTTGATGAACCATGGAGTGTCAGATACTGTAAAAGAATCATACCAATACAGAAAGTCATCGAATCAAACATTGATGAAATAGAAAAAAGTGTAGTAGAATTATCTAGTCAAATTTTGGAAGACGAAACATACAGAATATCAATTGAGAAAAGAAATTCAGATTTGTCAAGTAAAGAAATAATCACAAAAATTGCAGATAAAATCAAAAATAAAGTATCTCTGGAATTTCCAGATAAAATTTTATTAGTAGAAATTTTGGGGAATGAGACAGGAGTTTCTGTACTGAAAAAATCAGATATCCTAAGTACTGAAAAAACTAAACGAAGTATGTCAGAATAA
- a CDS encoding L-threonylcarbamoyladenylate synthase yields MKVNCDKEGIRTASQIITKGGIAVFPTDTVYGIGCDPYNKTSVEKIYEIKSRDITKSLPVLTHSKETAKKIAQFNTITEKIADKFWPGPLTMILKVTDDKIKESLNLKDKIAIRVPNQKCTLELLQKCNFLVGTSANVSGNSSHTNPKDCLQSLEGYDVFVDGGIISGKGESTIIEIENSKIKIIREGSLNKEEILQV; encoded by the coding sequence TTGAAAGTAAATTGTGATAAAGAAGGAATAAGAACAGCTTCTCAAATAATCACCAAAGGAGGAATTGCAGTATTTCCTACAGATACGGTTTATGGAATAGGCTGTGATCCGTATAATAAAACATCAGTAGAAAAAATCTATGAAATTAAATCTAGAGATATTACAAAATCTCTTCCAGTTTTAACACATTCAAAAGAAACAGCTAAAAAGATTGCTCAGTTTAATACGATTACAGAAAAAATTGCTGATAAATTTTGGCCAGGACCACTAACAATGATTTTAAAAGTTACAGATGATAAAATTAAGGAATCATTAAACTTGAAAGATAAAATTGCAATTAGAGTTCCTAATCAAAAATGTACGTTAGAATTATTACAAAAATGTAATTTTCTTGTTGGAACTAGTGCAAATGTTTCAGGGAATTCATCACATACAAACCCAAAAGACTGCTTGCAGAGTTTAGAAGGATATGATGTGTTTGTTGATGGAGGGATAATTTCAGGGAAAGGTGAATCAACAATAATAGAAATTGAAAATAGCAAGATCAAAATTATCCGGGAAGGTTCTTTAAACAAAGAAGAAATTTTACAGGTATGA
- a CDS encoding winged helix-turn-helix domain-containing protein, with the protein MAEYRTHMKIIGDILATTRDDLQDEDGASVTYLIRKANISHSRISTILKTLVSQGLLEKVDNQGSNKYKISENGREFLQAYYAFTNFADNFGLSI; encoded by the coding sequence ATGGCAGAATATAGAACACATATGAAAATAATTGGAGATATCTTGGCAACAACAAGAGATGATTTGCAAGATGAGGATGGAGCATCAGTCACATATCTAATTAGAAAAGCAAACATTTCACATTCTAGAATTTCAACAATATTGAAGACTTTGGTATCACAGGGCCTATTAGAAAAAGTAGATAATCAAGGATCAAATAAATACAAAATAAGCGAAAATGGAAGAGAGTTCTTACAAGCATATTATGCATTTACAAATTTTGCAGACAATTTTGGATTAAGTATCTGA
- a CDS encoding cupredoxin domain-containing protein, translating into MIKKLTTIGTITVIFLVMIGLIFSNQSVETTSQEPELIVEGDVIMPTKVSRPGCEEIDRCYIPSVIVIDSGKQVTWVNQDSAFHSVTSGFYGEPTELFDSGHLDPFESYTLNFDEIGTYDYFCTLHPWMKGQVIVE; encoded by the coding sequence TTGATAAAAAAATTAACAACTATTGGAACTATTACTGTTATATTTCTGGTAATGATTGGATTGATCTTTTCTAACCAATCTGTTGAAACAACCTCCCAAGAGCCAGAATTGATTGTAGAAGGTGATGTCATTATGCCTACAAAAGTCTCTCGTCCTGGTTGCGAAGAAATTGATAGATGTTACATTCCATCTGTTATTGTAATTGATTCTGGAAAACAAGTTACATGGGTAAATCAAGATTCAGCATTTCATAGTGTCACTTCAGGTTTTTACGGTGAGCCAACAGAATTATTCGATAGTGGGCATTTAGATCCGTTTGAATCTTACACTCTTAATTTTGATGAAATTGGCACATATGATTATTTTTGTACTCTTCATCCTTGGATGAAAGGTCAGGTTATAGTAGAATAA
- a CDS encoding histone family protein, with the protein MKSSELGLSAMYRILKKAGAERVSDESADELRRIIEQIADSIAKSAVDMATHASRKTVKGEDVKLASKPFNKF; encoded by the coding sequence ATGAAATCATCTGAATTAGGATTATCTGCAATGTATAGAATTCTCAAGAAAGCAGGGGCAGAAAGAGTCAGCGATGAATCAGCAGACGAGTTAAGAAGAATTATTGAACAGATAGCAGATAGTATTGCTAAAAGTGCAGTAGATATGGCCACTCATGCTAGCAGAAAGACTGTGAAAGGTGAGGATGTAAAGTTGGCTTCAAAGCCATTTAACAAATTCTAA
- a CDS encoding AIPR family protein, with protein MSQNGNGLLEYIPGSHTLLVQKNSSQPLEGFTENIRESIQEYAENSKSEVEKGNNFLQWILTRVFEATEDDAADAIVDGANDLGIDAYLPVDFSDNTIRLFQSKYGTSHSLEAIAKFKEDAKRLLAKDVVKMRPELAQLVTKIKEKNLKIKCCYVTDQEVDYHDDIVEIIDQKVIIQKLWDRIKKPAEGKKSSIKLERMLRHENTILGILKLRELTEFVSKNRDYVFESNIRQWMQFKTTVNKGLRETLQSNPGKFFFYNNGITIVVSDFSELGENIIELHAPQIVNGAQTSNSILDHSKRTKNMDGSMTVTIIKADDEQEQNNITKYRNSQNSVRGKDLVSLMDFHKSIKSQLKSCGYFYEIQAGSFDTKTKSKQSEYDGDSIYNNYLPDNHKKVIVAKDAIQSLVAGIEQRPTEAYSSPAQFLPRGSKYDDVFNDNLKDDYRILLYPYLVKEFAKKSLKYGKQGGHKTKRYATLFFVAVYFRILHKKILESKGDFKGDVRKLEPIFRSFKLNSRILKITDVVVTKFLEDTVVDDEIELANTKHNFFSQHVWNDSMLRVIDKKIRQEEDEILALKKLVTSLF; from the coding sequence ATGTCTCAAAATGGAAATGGGTTACTAGAATACATACCAGGTTCACATACATTATTAGTTCAAAAAAATTCCAGTCAGCCCTTAGAAGGGTTTACAGAAAATATTCGAGAAAGTATTCAAGAATATGCTGAAAATTCAAAAAGTGAAGTAGAAAAAGGCAATAATTTTCTTCAGTGGATTTTAACAAGAGTTTTTGAGGCTACAGAAGATGATGCAGCAGATGCAATTGTTGATGGAGCAAATGATCTAGGGATTGATGCATATCTCCCAGTAGATTTTTCAGACAATACGATTAGACTATTTCAATCAAAATATGGAACATCCCATTCATTAGAAGCAATAGCGAAATTCAAAGAAGATGCCAAGAGGTTGCTTGCAAAAGATGTTGTAAAAATGAGACCCGAGCTTGCACAGCTTGTTACAAAAATTAAAGAAAAAAATCTCAAAATAAAATGTTGTTATGTAACAGATCAAGAAGTAGACTACCATGATGATATAGTAGAAATCATAGATCAAAAAGTAATAATTCAAAAATTATGGGATAGAATAAAAAAACCTGCAGAAGGGAAAAAATCATCAATAAAATTAGAGCGAATGTTAAGACACGAGAATACAATTTTAGGGATTTTAAAGTTACGTGAGCTAACTGAATTTGTAAGTAAGAATAGAGATTATGTTTTTGAATCAAATATCAGACAATGGATGCAATTTAAGACTACAGTTAACAAGGGGTTAAGAGAAACATTACAGAGCAACCCAGGTAAATTTTTCTTTTACAATAACGGGATAACTATTGTTGTTAGTGATTTTTCCGAATTGGGAGAAAACATAATTGAACTTCATGCACCACAAATTGTTAATGGTGCACAAACATCAAACTCTATTCTTGATCATTCAAAGAGAACAAAGAACATGGATGGTTCAATGACCGTAACAATAATCAAAGCAGATGATGAACAAGAACAAAACAATATTACAAAATATAGAAATTCTCAAAATTCGGTTAGAGGAAAAGATTTAGTTTCATTAATGGATTTTCATAAATCGATTAAATCTCAATTGAAAAGTTGTGGTTATTTTTATGAGATTCAAGCAGGTTCTTTTGATACAAAAACTAAATCAAAACAATCTGAATATGATGGAGATTCAATATACAATAATTATCTTCCAGACAATCACAAGAAAGTTATTGTTGCTAAAGATGCAATACAATCACTAGTTGCAGGAATTGAACAAAGACCAACTGAAGCATATAGTTCACCAGCACAATTTCTTCCAAGAGGAAGCAAGTATGACGATGTATTCAATGACAATCTAAAGGATGATTACAGAATTTTACTATACCCATATCTTGTAAAAGAATTTGCAAAAAAATCATTGAAATATGGGAAACAAGGAGGTCATAAAACAAAAAGATACGCCACATTGTTTTTTGTTGCAGTTTATTTTAGAATTCTTCATAAAAAAATTCTTGAATCAAAGGGAGACTTTAAAGGAGACGTGAGAAAATTAGAGCCCATATTTCGCAGTTTCAAACTAAATTCTAGAATTTTAAAGATAACAGATGTGGTTGTGACTAAATTTCTTGAAGACACCGTTGTTGATGATGAAATAGAATTAGCAAATACCAAACACAATTTCTTCTCTCAGCATGTTTGGAATGATTCAATGCTTAGAGTAATTGATAAGAAAATTAGACAGGAAGAGGATGAGATTTTAGCATTGAAAAAACTTGTAACCAGTTTATTTTAA
- the cgi121 gene encoding KEOPS complex subunit Cgi121, producing MFTVKFVGGAKKSFPAEYLKIDKSGITIQELINLLPELKPKDAPELDTDNVLIAINGADSSAMDGKSTKIKDNDVISIIPIIHGGTLKKFTFEYSKKQIQIIEIKGQKSIDVKFIDHLREKYPKLLLQAVSCDFILDSYHLKKIISLSIESKKNNVLLSNKIETDILMRFALTTQISDAIKNVGIRPKSNFILISIGNKKTLNYLYRELTPISVNLFSKNNEGHLKKHFKITKKHIDSIYSKNPLADILVEKAAVLF from the coding sequence ATGTTTACTGTAAAATTTGTAGGTGGAGCAAAAAAATCTTTTCCTGCAGAATATTTGAAAATTGACAAATCTGGTATCACTATTCAAGAATTAATCAATTTACTACCAGAACTAAAACCTAAAGATGCACCTGAACTTGATACAGACAATGTATTAATCGCAATCAATGGTGCTGACTCTTCTGCAATGGATGGAAAATCAACAAAAATTAAAGACAATGATGTTATTAGCATAATTCCAATCATACATGGTGGTACATTAAAAAAATTTACTTTTGAATACTCTAAAAAACAAATACAGATCATAGAAATTAAAGGCCAAAAATCAATCGATGTAAAATTTATTGATCATCTTAGAGAAAAATACCCTAAACTTTTACTTCAAGCTGTATCTTGTGATTTCATTTTGGATTCATATCATTTAAAAAAAATTATTTCATTGTCTATTGAATCTAAAAAAAATAATGTTTTGCTTTCAAATAAAATTGAAACTGATATTCTAATGAGATTTGCTTTAACTACTCAAATCTCTGATGCAATAAAAAATGTTGGAATTAGACCAAAATCTAATTTCATTTTAATATCTATAGGAAATAAAAAAACTCTAAATTATTTATATCGTGAATTAACCCCAATTTCTGTAAATTTATTCTCAAAAAACAATGAAGGCCATCTCAAAAAACACTTCAAAATAACAAAAAAACACATTGATTCAATTTATTCAAAAAATCCATTAGCTGATATTTTAGTCGAGAAAGCTGCAGTATTATTCTGA